CGCCCACTTACCCCTTTATCTTGGacacataacaaatatttctatCACATAACAAATCTCCATATCATCGCTTAACCATTTCCCGATTGAAGTTTTACCTCAAGTCCATTTTCATATATCTCCTAGTAATGTTCCATTTTCTAAAATAGCAATTCCCCTAAGCACATATACAGTTACGTAACAGTGTCATGTTGCTAACTTCAAACTACTACTTCTCAGTGTAAAGTGCTAAAAATTCCCAAATACTCTTATAACTGTCATCTAAACTCTAATACAAGCTTGCAGGTTTACATGCAAGTTTGTCCATAAACTATGCTGGATTAAATATTCCACAGAATCTGCTATACGagttgaaataattttgtactcaGCTATTAGTTTTTAATGTGATAACTTAGCTGGTTAAActtctttcttaattaattttggttttgctGGCAACTTATTCTGATTTATGTCTTTCTTTAATATGTGAAACAATGGCTCTGCTTATAGTGAAGGCGACACTGTCATGGATGCTGTAGAATTTGTGCTGCAGAATTTCACAGAGATGAATAAACTATGGGTCCGGATGCAGCACCAGGTCTGTGTAAACCTCACAGAATTCTTATTCTGCTCTTACATTTGACATAAATGGTATCGGAAACTTGCATGCCACAAAGTTGAAATAAATCATGAGGGCATATTTTGGGCATGCAGGAGTGATAATGCTTATGATGCACATATTTGCTTTGGTGATCCTGAGTTGAGGCCTTCTTTCCGGATTTCTGGTCTGCAGGGACCTGTCAGGGAGAAAGAGAAACTCGAAAAAGAACGGAGCGAACTGCGTGATCTTGTAATGCCAATGCCGCCAATCATTTAGCTTATCCTAATCGTATCTTAGTCCTTTTAGCTTCTGTGAGGGGGTTAGTCATCCATCTCTCTATTGTTTCAGGTGggaaaaaatttacatgtcCTCAGTCAGATTGAGGGTGTTGACCTTGAAATATACAGAGATGCTGTTCTTCCTAGAGTCTTGGAGCAGGTTAGTCATAGATTTGATCCGCCCTACATTTTGAAGATCTTAAGACATGTGATATGCTTTCTTCTAAGACGTggattcaaaatatttgacagATTGTCAATTGTAAGGATGAACTTGCGCAATATTATTTGATGGACTGCATAATTCAGGTCTTTCCAGATGAGTACCACTTGCAGACCCTTGAGACATTATTGGGTGCTTGCCCTCAACTTCAAGTGAGTGTCGAATTTTGCAATAAACGTCGCTTCCTAGTAAACTATATTCCTTGCTTCCTTTATTTCTGAATGTCATGATGGGTATTGGTAAAAAATGGTCTTTCTATTGTGATGCATGGATTTTCTTCAACATGACTTCCCAGTTACTGTGCAATAACAATCTGTCTGTGAAATACACATTTTCTTAAGGTactttattagtttatttggGATCTCTTTCCATCCAAATTTTGTAATGAGATTTGTAACTGTGAGTTCTCTGGACATGGTATAGGATATAATGACTGAATGAAATGGCTTTGTTTTAGTgcaaaaattttccaaaatcaTAATCTTATTGACAAGTAATAGTATTACATGCATGGCGTAATAGTTTCTTAATGCAGATTTCTTTGCACTATCAATTTGAAGAATACGgtaaaatagataattaatttgtttggtGAAGTAAAAAAGTTGTATCTTGTGATTAGTGAATAATTTCTTGGTGTTGCTGTACTTTGATTTTCAGCCTACAGTTGACCTGAAAACAGTGTTGTCGCAACTCATGGAGAGGTTGTCTAACTATGCTGCTTCAAGTCCAGAAGTGAGTCATTTACATACTCCCCGACAAATCCTAAGCATTTCATACATTGACTGCTTGACATTGTTTTGACTATTTTCCCCCATATAGTTGTTACCAGAATTTTTACAAGTTGAAGCATTTTCCAAGCTGAGCAATGCAATTGGAAAGGTAACATATTCATGAACTAATATAGTTTTGGCAAACTGAATTTTGGTAAAACATTGTCTGCCTGTCAATGGTTGTGGATTTTATACTGATACAACATGTGTTTTGTTGTGTATTCACCTGTAACTTTtggagaatatttataatcgaTATGGCTTATTACTTAAGTTACAGAATAGCAGATAAAATGACTTCGAAAGAACAACATTTTATGGGAGTATCAGGTGCCTGGTTTTACCTTTTCTGCCTATTTTACTAAATGTACCAGCTTTTAGATATGCACTTTGCATAGATGGATTAATACCTTGATTCCACAATCCCTTTTCTAGGAAACAAATAGCTGGGGTGCGGAGCATTTCAGATGGTAGAATGTAAAACTTAACTGGTATTCTGAACTACATAAAATATCAACTGTTGGTTGTCATTTTCACTTATGCATTGCATTAGGTTTTCAGCGATACCTCATCAGGTGTTGGTAACTTGGTAATATGTAGTGGGAAGAGGCAATATTCTAGTAAATGTTAGGGAAAACTTCAATAATGTTATACCGTTAAATGATAGCAAAAATTATCTTATGACTATATGGTTGAATATGATATCCCGTAATTCTCTTCATTATGCCCATTCTTCCCTGTATTCACTAGATGCAGAGCACTCTGAACTGATTTTCTGCACGATAATGTATTACATTCACCACCGCATAAATgataaaacatattataatcTTCAAACTCATGATAATGATGGCATAATTTTCACAACTTCAAAAGTAGTAATTGAAATTCACTTGATGTTGTGCTTCATTTCCAAAAGTTGTCTAATTTTAGATACATCTtgtttaatctttatacaaaaaatgtGCGAATTTACTAGTCTATTTGATTATAGTACTATATGCTGAGGAAAAAGTGACagcatattttaaaaacttaggactgtattaataaatgaaaaagaagaaaatttcattagaaaataaaaatgaataccTAACATAATAGAGAGTAAGGTAACTACTTGAGGGGTCTTTTAAATGATACAATATAATAGATGCCCAAATATCCAGGGGTTTAATAGGAGGATATGTATTCATTATATGTTTAGCTAATGTAATTCTAACCTACCATGGCCAATATAGAATTTGCACGATTCTTCTTTTCAATGTCTGTGTGTTCATGTCACATGATGTAGTTATATCACCATGCAATTGAGgcttttaaatttcaaaatctttcTGCTTGGTTGTTtcctaatttttcatttaattggGAGGCAAGAACTTTGGATGTTTTATGTATTATGATTTCAGGATTCAATCTCATCACATTTCAGAATACTTAAATGTTTTATTGCGCAGGTTATTGAAGCACAAGTTGATATGCCTATTGTCGGAGCAATTACTTTATATGTGTCTCTTCTGTCTTTCACTCTCCGCGTTCATCCTGATCGGCTGGATTATGTGGATCAAGTGCTGGTATGTTCTCAGCAGTTTAATAACAGCAACACCTGTAAATGCCTCTGCGCCATTGGGTTTGatcaaattcttggatttcCAGCATGCTTATGTtcattaagaaattattttaggtCTTTTTAGTATGTCTCACCAACAAAGATTACTATTTATTCGTACATGTTCGCATTAGTTGTGCTTACATGAACTCAAAGTTCATGATCTTTGACAGGGAGCATGTGTCAAAATATTATCTGGGAAAGCAAAGCTGGAAGATAGTAAAGCCACAAAACAAGTTGTTGCTCTTCTGAGTGCCCCACTAGATAAATACGATGATATTGTCACAGCTCTTACACTTTCTAATTATCCCCGCGTAATGGATCACCTTGATGCTGGAACTAACAAAATCATGGCAATGGTTATCATCCGGAGcattatgaaaaacaaaactttTGTTTCAACTTCTGACAAGGTATAATCCACTTCACTCTTGTGGGGGTTCTTTGGTCTTTATCAGCTATTAATGTGTTATAAATTTGGTTTGCAGGTTGAGGTACTGTTTGAACTGATAAAAGGCCTCATAAAGGATCTGGAAGGGATTTCTACAGATGATGTATGTAGAAACATTTCTGCTATTGCACTGTTTGTGAAGGATCCCATTGGTTCAGAGaaatctttattttctcttttcatagcttgtttgttgtttttatgtttctttcaGTATGTGCTTATAGATGTATCTTTCTTTCTGTCATATGTTTTAACTGATAGCTTGATGAAGAGGATTTCAATGAGGAGCAAAATTCTGTTGCTTGCCTTATGCACATTTTGTATAATGATGACCCAGAGGAGATGCTAAAGGTAATGCATCTCTTACTATATGCTGGATTCTTGTGTCTTTTCCCTTTCATTTTCATGCTACTTAAGTTAACATTTCAATGTTCCtctaccccccccccccccccccccaaagtTAACACTTCAGACAAGCACATGCTAGAGGCTTGTGCTTACAAAATTTGACTACTAATATATACCAGTTCCTCTCTTGAGGTTGACATAGTGTGTTATGACAGGGAATGCTATGTATGGAAGAACTTACTTAAGGAAAtttttgattcatttatttttttatctaattctttttcacCTTTACTTACCATACACAAGAAACCGTAGGTAGGGCTTTGAGctatagaattatatattttcattgtgGGTCCTATCTACGGTAGATTGGGTTTTGAGCTATAGAATCATGATGGTACTTCGAATGACTTAAGTGGGAGGTTCATCTTGTTGCATGATCAGGTATGCTAACTATACATTTAGTTGGTTGGTGAGTATGACGGACATGTTTTACAAATGACTTCATCCCTGATCGTTGTTCGGAAATTATGATTTGACGTATTTGTTCAACTGATGTAGGAGACATGGTCAGTATAGAGAAGTTTTGGCATAGATCTTAGGATATGATGAGTTTTGCTTCCTTGCACCGTCATATGGCTACTAGAGGGAAGGGCCAGGTGCTAGGGTCTCTCTTCTGGACATTCATCAAAGAAGTGACTAGGAATGTGAGACAAGGAGGTGGAGGGGAAGGGGGCGAAATGAACTGAGAATGCATGCTGAAGGGGCTGGAGAGCTAGCAGACTGTAAGAGGATAAAGGGAAGAGTATTGAAGGAGGACAATAAACTGTATTGTCCACCTTAAGTGGCCCCCAGTATAGCATTGACTGAATATGCCACATATGTAGAATGCACATGGGCTTCATGTAGTTCTAGTTCTATACTGGCGTtgcttaagaaaatataaaagcaCTATAAATACTTCTGAATTTATGCTTTATTAGCTTTTATACTGTCATGGTGGAATTGTTTCATGCTGCATAgctattcattaaatttgtcacATTACTGCTCCTGTTCTCTTATGTGCTTGTGCTGGATTTGTGTATTTCCTTTCAACCTTATCAGATAATATGTACTGTGTGGAAACATATAATGGCTGGAGGTCCAAAACGCCTACCTTTCACAGTTCCTCCTCTTGTCTTTTCGGCACTCAAGGTATGGTCTTCTTGGCTTGGAAATGCATTATCCTTTCTTATTTCAGATTATTATAACCCATATGTTAATAGGGGCGAAGCAGCAGTAATACTGAGATATGATTtgtttattcaaatataatggAGACTTCCTGAACAGTTGTGGAGCCTCAAGCAAAGTAGCAATTGGTTTGTGCAAAAGCCAAATACAAATGCTTTGTATTGTCtgataccaaaattaaatttgaagacATGCTAAATATATGGACCACTTTTCTGTAACTGCTGATCAGCCTTAAGATGTCACAGCTCTGGAATGTATTATTGAAAATCGAGACATCCAGAACCGTACTAGCTTTTCACTGTATATGCCCTTGGTAGAATGATGTACTTGCATTACcctgattttctattttcaattGTGCCCTGTTGATGCATCCAAGTAGTCAACTTTGAAGTGGGTTGGCTAAAATTTGAAGCATGAGGGCCTTCTTGTTTGTCTAGTTATCTATAATTTGCTTTCAGTTATTAGGCAAAGAGCTTCCTGACTAATCATTTTCTGCTTCAAACCTTTCAATTTGGTTCTTCTCCATCATTTCTGTGGGCAGTGATGATTAGGTCAATGTTATCTTGGGTTACTCATGAGGCTTGAGTCATTTTAGCATGTTCATGGTCTAGTTGCCACAGGTATTGTATTGTTTGAGTCATTTATTAATAGTCATCTTTTTGCATGAAAGTAATTAGGGGAACTCCAGGTAATTTTAGCATTGCATATGTTCAGTAAAATTCCCTCCCCGTTTTGTGGAAAGGAAGAGAAGAAATATCATACATTTGATGTCTTTTCCTAGTTTAGTTGGTTAGGAGATTGCAAGGCCAAGATGGAGATGTAGCTGGAGAAGAAGTTCCAGCCACCCCAAGGAAAATATTTCAGCTCCTGAATCAGGTATTAAAGgttcaaactttaaaatttctgACCTGAGGGTATATCCGAGTTATTTTGGTTTATTGAAAAGAGCTATGGGCATATCTTGTATGAGAATGTTATAAGATTCACCATTTAGTTATTATTCCTGAAGGTTTTTGCTGCTTTGGCTGATACAGTACGATCAAGATGACTTCATAGGATCCTGAGAGAGAAAATGTTTTGCTTTGCCATGATTGCAGTTGTAATGCAAAGTTGGTTTTCTGATTGTCTATCTTCTCCATGTGCTTAGGCCATCAAATTAATTGCTTTGGTGTGGCATCCAAGTTTGACATTTCTATTTAGTGTGTACCTTTAAGTGAAAACCACACATTGACAATGCTTTACTCTATCTTTATGATATTCTAGAGCCCGTCTATTCAATTTTGCAACCACTGATGCTGAGCAGAAggatatttctttaatttgttccAGATTATCGAGTCTCTTTCAGTTGTTCCAGCACCTGAACTTGCGTTGAGGCTGTACTTACAATGTGCAGAGGTAAACATTTTAACCTTGTTGAAACACTGGTAAAGTGAATATAGGATATTAGTTAGGTATGCTAGTACAAGTACCTtctgaaaatgaagaaaatcatCTGTCCACATGCTTGTATAAGACTGTTTGGGTTGTGCATAATTTCAAGTAAGTTTTGGAAAGATCAGCTGCTTAGTTTAGCTGTTATATTATACCCTTGAAACAGATGATCATGAAACCTTGTCAATCACATTCTGTACTAAAGCAGAGAAATCtgtttttaattcattttggAAAAAGCAGCATTCTTCATAAACATCTAGGAAAATTTTCGGGGAGAATTAAACATGGAAGGATAGAATAATTTGTTTGAGGATATATATCATGTCTATCAGAACCACCAAAGTTCTTGTTGTCAGGCAatgcttgattttttttaaaaaaaactggAGTACTTTCATTCTAGAGTCTCAGGGTGCTTATCCTCGGAAATTCATTGGCATGGGTATTAAAGAGTACTTCACTGGTTTTACGGCTATATGCCCAAAATTGACTTTATGTTGTTAcatttgtttgaaatttttatatatatgtatgtatgtatacatacaGGGTGCTAATGATTGTGATCTTGAACCGGTGGCTTACGATTTTTTTACACAAGCTTTTGTGCTCTATGAGGAAGAAATTGCGGTACATATCAAATATTGTTCTTGAACTGATACGATttgttttacatattttttcagAGATTCCAGTGAGTAATTGTGTTTTAAGCTCTAACATTTTGGGATTTTATTCTATACTTTCTAGGATTCTAAAGCCCAGGTGACAGCAATACACCTAATAATTGGGACTCTGCAGAGAATGAATGTGTTTGGTGTTGAGAATAGAGATACATTGACCCATAAAGCCACGGGGGTAACTCTATCATCTTCTCTGTGTACCGAATTCCAAAAATCATCTTTCTACTGCATCATGACCTCGTTATCTTTTGTTTGCAGTATTCAGCTAAACTTTTAAAGAAGCCAGATCAGTGCAGAGCAGTTTATGCGTGTTCACATCTTTTCTGGGTTGATGATCAGGATGGCATCAAAGATGGAGAAAGGTGAACTTTGTATGGCATGctttgttaaaataataaattaatttttgccaTAATCTATTTGAGTTAAGAAACATGATGTTTGCTTTATCCTAATCGTATTTACTAATAATCATTGGATGATAGCCCATTCATAGGCTGCCATGTTCATATGTTCCCCAGTTTGAGCCGACAAGGCGTGACATACTGATCTTGTATTATAGGGTTCTACTCTGCTTAAAACGTTCATTAAGGATTGCCAATGCTGCTCAGCAGATGGCAAATGTTACCAGGGGTAGCAGTGGACCTGTAACGCTCTTTGTTGAGATACTTAACAAGTTAGTTTATCAATCTCTTACAATCTgcatcataaatattaaatttg
The window above is part of the Sesamum indicum cultivar Zhongzhi No. 13 linkage group LG7, S_indicum_v1.0, whole genome shotgun sequence genome. Proteins encoded here:
- the LOC105165992 gene encoding vacuolar protein sorting-associated protein 35B-like isoform X1 codes for the protein MMISNGIEDEEKWLAEGIAGIQHNAFYLHRAVDSNNLREALKYSAQLLSELRTSKLSPHKYYELYMRAFDELRRLEMFFKDEDRHGCSIVDLYELVQHAGNVLPRLYLLCTVGSVYIKSKEAPAKDVLKDLVEMCRAVQNPIRGLFLRSYLAQVSRDKLPDIGSEYEGEGDTVMDAVEFVLQNFTEMNKLWVRMQHQGPVREKEKLEKERSELRDLVGKNLHVLSQIEGVDLEIYRDAVLPRVLEQIVNCKDELAQYYLMDCIIQVFPDEYHLQTLETLLGACPQLQPTVDLKTVLSQLMERLSNYAASSPELLPEFLQVEAFSKLSNAIGKVIEAQVDMPIVGAITLYVSLLSFTLRVHPDRLDYVDQVLGACVKILSGKAKLEDSKATKQVVALLSAPLDKYDDIVTALTLSNYPRVMDHLDAGTNKIMAMVIIRSIMKNKTFVSTSDKVEVLFELIKGLIKDLEGISTDDLDEEDFNEEQNSVACLMHILYNDDPEEMLKIICTVWKHIMAGGPKRLPFTVPPLVFSALKLVRRLQGQDGDVAGEEVPATPRKIFQLLNQIIESLSVVPAPELALRLYLQCAEGANDCDLEPVAYDFFTQAFVLYEEEIADSKAQVTAIHLIIGTLQRMNVFGVENRDTLTHKATGYSAKLLKKPDQCRAVYACSHLFWVDDQDGIKDGERVLLCLKRSLRIANAAQQMANVTRGSSGPVTLFVEILNKYLYYFEKGNPQITASVIQGLIDLIKTEMQSDSATGGPASDAFFTSTLRYIQFQKQKGGAMGEKYEPIKL
- the LOC105165992 gene encoding vacuolar protein sorting-associated protein 35B-like isoform X2 — its product is MMISNGIEDEEKWLAEGIAGIQHNAFYLHRAVDSNNLREALKYSAQLLSELRTSKLSPHKYYELYMRAFDELRRLEMFFKDEDRHGCSIVDLYELVQHAGNVLPRLYLLCTVGSVYIKSKEAPAKDVLKDLVEMCRAVQNPIRGLFLRSYLAQVSRDKLPDIGSEYEGEGDTVMDAVEFVLQNFTEMNKLWVRMQHQGPVREKEKLEKERSELRDLVGKNLHVLSQIEGVDLEIYRDAVLPRVLEQVFPDEYHLQTLETLLGACPQLQPTVDLKTVLSQLMERLSNYAASSPELLPEFLQVEAFSKLSNAIGKVIEAQVDMPIVGAITLYVSLLSFTLRVHPDRLDYVDQVLGACVKILSGKAKLEDSKATKQVVALLSAPLDKYDDIVTALTLSNYPRVMDHLDAGTNKIMAMVIIRSIMKNKTFVSTSDKVEVLFELIKGLIKDLEGISTDDLDEEDFNEEQNSVACLMHILYNDDPEEMLKIICTVWKHIMAGGPKRLPFTVPPLVFSALKLVRRLQGQDGDVAGEEVPATPRKIFQLLNQIIESLSVVPAPELALRLYLQCAEGANDCDLEPVAYDFFTQAFVLYEEEIADSKAQVTAIHLIIGTLQRMNVFGVENRDTLTHKATGYSAKLLKKPDQCRAVYACSHLFWVDDQDGIKDGERVLLCLKRSLRIANAAQQMANVTRGSSGPVTLFVEILNKYLYYFEKGNPQITASVIQGLIDLIKTEMQSDSATGGPASDAFFTSTLRYIQFQKQKGGAMGEKYEPIKL